The nucleotide window GACCTGGAGCCGGGTGCGAAGGCCGGGTTCATCGAGGGCATGAAGCACCTTGTGCGCCGTGAGCAGATCCAGAAATCGGTCCTGCGGGACTTGGCCGAGATCGGCAATGACCAGCCGGTTTCGCCCGCGAACCGCTATCACAACAGCGAATTGGCGCCGAAGGCCTATGATCCCGAGAAGGCCAAGGCATTGTTCGAGAAGGCCGGTCTGATGGGCCAAACGATCCCGATCATCGCGTCGGACGCCGCCAACGCGTCGATCGACATGGCGACCGTGGTGCAACAGGCCGGTGCCGAAATCGGCATGACCTTTGATGTGCAGAGGGTGCCGTCGGATGGCTACTGGTCCAACTACTGGCTGAAGTCGCCTGTCCATTTTGGCAACATCAACCCGCGGCCGACGCCGGACATCCTGTTCTCGCTTCTGTATCATTCCGAGGCGCCCTGGAACGAAAGCCAGTACAAGTCCGAGAAGTTCGACAGCATGCTGGTCGAGGCGCGCGGAATGCTGGACGAGACCAAGCGGACCGACATGTACTGGGAGATGCAGGAGATGGTCGCCAACGAGGCCGGCACGATCATCCCGACCTACATCTCGAACGTCGACGGCATGGCCAAGGAAGTGAAGGGCATGCGTCCGAACCCGCTTGGCGGGCAGATGGGTTATGCCTTTGCAGAGTACGTCTGGCTGGACGCCTGAGGCCCCGGCTGAACCAAACGCCCGCGCGTGGTATCATGCGCGGGCCACTTTCATTCCTGACACGCGAGGCGCCTCATGCTCCGCTCGACCACAACATGGATCCTTGTCGGCAAACGGCTGGGTATCGCGTTCCTGACGCTGATCATCGTGTCCTTCGCGGTGTTCTTCGCGACCGAAATGCTGCCGGGTGACGTGGCGCAGATCCTGCTGGGGCAGGCGGCGACCCCCGAGGCCGTGGCCGGCCTGCGCGATGCGATGGGCCTGAATGAACCTGCATTGCAGCGCTTCCTGGGGTGGTTGGCGGGCCTTGCCACGGGCGACATGGGGCGTTCTTACGTCAATGGCATCGATGTGGCCGAGTTGCTGGGCGGACGCTTGCAGAATTCGTTGCGGCTGGCCGGGATCGTGACCGCGATCTGCGTGCCGGTGGCGCTGACCCTGGGGATCGTCGCCGCGATGTACCGCGGCTCGTGGCTTGACCGGGCCGTGTCGGTGGCGACTATCTCGGTCATCTCGGTGCCGGAGTTCATGGTCGCAACGTTGGCCGTTCTGGTCTTTGCCGTCTGGCTCGATTGGCTGCCGGCACTGAGCTATGGCGTCAACGTGGACAGCATCGGCGCGATGTTGCGGGCCTATGCGATGCCGGTCATCACCCTGAGCTTCGTCGTGTCGGCGCAGATGATCCGCATGACCCGCGCCGCCGTGATCGAGACGATCGAGACGCCCTATGTCGAGATGGCGCTGCTGAAAGGCGCGTCGCGCCAGCGCATGGTCCTGGTTCACGCCCTGCCAAATGCCCTAGGACCCATTGCCAACGCGGTGGCGCTGTCGCTTTCGTATCTCGTGGGCGGGGTGATCATCGTCGAGACCGTCTTCAACTATCCCGGGGTCGCCAAGCTGATGGTGGATGCCGTCTCGACCCGGGACCTGCCACTGATCCAGTCCTGCGCGATGGTCTTCTGCGTCAGCTACCTGACGCTGATCACGCTGGCGGACATGGTCGCAATCCTCTCGAACCCAAGGCTACGCCAGTGATGACGACAACCAACGGCTCTTCCCGCAAATTCCGCCTGCCGACACCCGGAAACATGGGCTACAGCTTTGGCTGGGTCGGCAGGATCGGCGCCGCGATCATACTGTTCTGGGCGATCGTCGCGCTGGTCGGCAACTGGATCACCCCTTATCCCGTGGGCGAGATTGTCGACTGGGACTATTTCAGCGGCGTCAGCGCGGCGCATTGGATGGGCACGGATTACCTGGGCCGGGACATCTTCTCGCGGGTCCTGATGGGCGCACGCTACACGGTGGGGATTGCCCTGGCGGCGGTGACGCTGGCCTGTTCGATCGGGGTCATCCTGGGGATGATCGCGGCGGTCATCGGTGGTTGGTTCGACACGCTGCTGTCGCGGCTGCTGGATGCCTTCAACGGCATCCCCTCGCTGCTCTTCGGCCTTGTTGTCGTGGCTGCCGTGGGCTCCTCGATCCCGGTTCTGATCCTGACGCTGGCGGCTATCTACATGCCCGGCTCGTACCGGTTCGCACGGGCGTTGGCGGTCAATATCAACACGATGGATTTCGTCACCGTGGCGCGCGCGAGGGGTGAGGGCCCGCCCTACATGATCGCGCGCGAGATCTTTCCCAACATCCTGGGGCCCGTGCTTGCGGACCTGGGCTTGCGGTTCGTCTTTATCGTTCTGGTCCTGTCGGGACTGTCGTTCCTGGGGCTCGGCGTGCAGCCGCCCTATGCGGACTGGGGCGCACTGGTGCGCGAGAATATCGAAGGGCTGAGCCTTGGGGCGCCGGCGGTGATCTTTCCCTGCATCGCCATCGCGTCGCTGACCATCTCGGTGAACATGTTCATCGACAACCTTCCCACCAAGATCAGAGACAGGGCAGACTGATGACAGATACACCACTTGTTTCCGTCCGCGACCTGCACATCGGCGCGGTGACCGACTCGGGCCGCAAAGTCGAGATCATTCGCGGCGTGGATTTCGACATTGCGCCGGGCGAGATGCTGGCGCTGATCGGCGAATCCGGGTCGGGAAAGACGACGATCGCACTGTCGCTAATGGGCCATACGCGCCGGGGCTGCGACATCAAGGGCGGCACGATCCGGGTGGGCGAGCATGACATCACCGGCATGAGCGAACGTAAACGGGCGCGGCTGCGTGGCTCGGACGTCTCGTACGTTCCGCAATCGGCGGCGGCGGCGTTCAACCCCTCGAAAAGAATCATGGACCAGGTGGTCGAAGCCACGCGCATTCACGACCTGATGCCGCTGGACAAGGCGCGCGAACGTGCGCGGTCGCTCTTTCGAGCGCTTGCGCTGCCCGATCCCGACACGATCGGGGATAGGTATCCGCACCAGGTGTCGGGCGGGCAGCTTCAGCGCCTGTCGGCGGCCATGGCCTTGATCGGTGATCCGCAACTCGTGATCTTCGACGAACCTACGACGGCGCTGGATGTCACCACGCAGATCGAGGTCTTGCGCGCGTTCAAGCGAGTGATGGAAGACGGGGGGATGGCCGGTGTCTATGTGAGCCACGATCTGGCCGTCGTGGCGCAGATCGCGGACCGGATCGTGGTGCTGAAGAACGGCGAGATCCAGGAGCAGGGCACGACCGAGCAGATCCTGAACGCGCCGAAACATCCCTACACCAAGGAATTGCTCGCGGCTTTCGACCCGGTGCCGCACGAGGCCGTCGCCCAGGTCGAACCCGAGAAGGAGACGCCGATCCTGGAGGTTCGGAACCTGTGCGCGGGCTACGGCCCGATGAAGGATGGTGAGCCTCTTGCCAAGGTGATGAAAGATGTGAATTTCGAGCTGTATCGCGGTCGGAATCTGGGTGTGATCGGCGAATCGGGCTCTGGCAAGTCGACACTGGCGCGGGCCGTCGCCGGAATTCTGCCGGCCTATCGCGGCGAGGTGCTGCTGGATGGAAAGGTACTGGATCCGTCGCTGGCCAAGCGCAGCAAGCAGGAATTGCGCCGTGCTCAGATCGTCTTTCAGTTGGCCGATACGGCGCTGAACCCGGCGCATTCGGTGGGTGCGATCATCGCGCGGCCCCTGAAGTTCTACAAGGGTTTGCGCGGAGAGGCCTGCGAGAAGCGCGTGATCGAACTCTTGAACATGGTCCACTTGCCACCGGCTCTGCGGCACCGCCTGCCGTCGGAACTGTCGGGCGGGCAGAAACAGCGTGTGAACCTCGCGCGTGCGCTGGCGGCCGAGCCGGAATTGATCCTGTGTGACGAGATCACCTCGGCGCTGGATACCGTCGTGGCCGCCGCGATTCTGGAGCTGCTGAAGGAACTGCAGCAGGAGCTGGGCCTCAGCTACATGTTCATCAGCCACGACCTGTCGACGGTCGAGGCGATCTGCGACGACGTTCTGGTCATGTACAAGGGCGAGGTCGTCGAGGCTCTGCCGGCCGCGCGCATGTCCGAGGAAGCCAAACATGCGTATTCGCGTCTGCTGGTTTCTTCAGTGCCGCAACTGGATACTGGCTGGCTTTCCGGCCTCGAGCAGGATCCGGAACTGTTGGCGGCATTCTCGGACCGATAGCGCGAGCGCGGCGTGTCACTGGGTGTCGGCAAAGAGCCGGGTCAGTGGCAGTTGCCGCTTGACGAACGGGGTCTTCATCACGACGAAGCTGAAATAGCGGTCGATGACCTCGCTGCGGTCGATGAGGTCCTCGATGATTTCCTGATAGTCGCTGATACCGGACGTGACGAAC belongs to Roseovarius sp. THAF27 and includes:
- a CDS encoding ABC transporter permease, whose product is MLRSTTTWILVGKRLGIAFLTLIIVSFAVFFATEMLPGDVAQILLGQAATPEAVAGLRDAMGLNEPALQRFLGWLAGLATGDMGRSYVNGIDVAELLGGRLQNSLRLAGIVTAICVPVALTLGIVAAMYRGSWLDRAVSVATISVISVPEFMVATLAVLVFAVWLDWLPALSYGVNVDSIGAMLRAYAMPVITLSFVVSAQMIRMTRAAVIETIETPYVEMALLKGASRQRMVLVHALPNALGPIANAVALSLSYLVGGVIIVETVFNYPGVAKLMVDAVSTRDLPLIQSCAMVFCVSYLTLITLADMVAILSNPRLRQ
- a CDS encoding ABC transporter permease, producing MTTTNGSSRKFRLPTPGNMGYSFGWVGRIGAAIILFWAIVALVGNWITPYPVGEIVDWDYFSGVSAAHWMGTDYLGRDIFSRVLMGARYTVGIALAAVTLACSIGVILGMIAAVIGGWFDTLLSRLLDAFNGIPSLLFGLVVVAAVGSSIPVLILTLAAIYMPGSYRFARALAVNINTMDFVTVARARGEGPPYMIAREIFPNILGPVLADLGLRFVFIVLVLSGLSFLGLGVQPPYADWGALVRENIEGLSLGAPAVIFPCIAIASLTISVNMFIDNLPTKIRDRAD
- a CDS encoding ABC transporter ATP-binding protein; its protein translation is MTDTPLVSVRDLHIGAVTDSGRKVEIIRGVDFDIAPGEMLALIGESGSGKTTIALSLMGHTRRGCDIKGGTIRVGEHDITGMSERKRARLRGSDVSYVPQSAAAAFNPSKRIMDQVVEATRIHDLMPLDKARERARSLFRALALPDPDTIGDRYPHQVSGGQLQRLSAAMALIGDPQLVIFDEPTTALDVTTQIEVLRAFKRVMEDGGMAGVYVSHDLAVVAQIADRIVVLKNGEIQEQGTTEQILNAPKHPYTKELLAAFDPVPHEAVAQVEPEKETPILEVRNLCAGYGPMKDGEPLAKVMKDVNFELYRGRNLGVIGESGSGKSTLARAVAGILPAYRGEVLLDGKVLDPSLAKRSKQELRRAQIVFQLADTALNPAHSVGAIIARPLKFYKGLRGEACEKRVIELLNMVHLPPALRHRLPSELSGGQKQRVNLARALAAEPELILCDEITSALDTVVAAAILELLKELQQELGLSYMFISHDLSTVEAICDDVLVMYKGEVVEALPAARMSEEAKHAYSRLLVSSVPQLDTGWLSGLEQDPELLAAFSDR